A genomic stretch from Sulfurihydrogenibium azorense Az-Fu1 includes:
- a CDS encoding pyridoxal-phosphate-dependent aminotransferase family protein: MIKERLFTPGPVPLPPQVIKALGQQIIHHRTPEFTNIFLQTREKLQKLFNTDRDVLMFASSGTGAMEASIVNFFSENDKVLVINAGKFGERWRDLAKTFRLQVIDYQIEWGRTYDKDKVSEIVKNNPDLKGILVQHSETSTTTLHDLQFLSQISSSLEDCLLVVDGITSVGVYKVFPQEIGIDILVTGSQKALMLPPGLSILYYSEKAEKRLEKSNLPKYYFSVKAESKKQAKGQTAYTPAINLIIALNESLNLILEEGLDNLEKRHSILAQMTREAMKEIGLKLLSESPSNSATGVFTPEGIDADKFRKDLLKIGIRVAGGQDHLKGKIIRIAHMGYFDYLDMIEVISAIEIALYKNGYKVDLGKGVKKAQEIYINSV; this comes from the coding sequence TTGATTAAAGAAAGGCTGTTTACTCCCGGACCTGTACCTTTACCACCACAAGTTATAAAAGCATTAGGTCAACAGATAATCCACCACAGAACACCAGAATTTACAAATATATTCTTACAAACAAGAGAAAAACTCCAAAAACTTTTCAACACAGATAGAGATGTTTTAATGTTTGCTTCTTCTGGAACTGGAGCTATGGAAGCTTCCATAGTAAATTTCTTCAGTGAAAATGACAAAGTTTTAGTTATAAATGCAGGAAAGTTTGGAGAAAGGTGGAGAGATTTAGCCAAAACTTTTAGACTACAAGTGATAGATTACCAAATAGAGTGGGGAAGGACCTACGACAAAGATAAAGTAAGTGAGATTGTGAAAAATAACCCAGATTTAAAAGGTATACTAGTTCAGCATTCTGAAACTTCAACTACAACTTTACACGATTTACAATTTTTATCTCAAATCTCTTCTTCTTTAGAAGATTGTCTATTAGTAGTTGATGGTATTACTTCTGTAGGTGTTTACAAAGTTTTTCCACAAGAAATAGGTATAGATATCCTTGTAACAGGAAGCCAAAAAGCTTTAATGCTTCCTCCGGGTCTTTCTATACTTTATTACAGTGAAAAAGCTGAAAAGAGATTAGAAAAAAGTAATTTACCAAAGTACTACTTTTCCGTAAAAGCAGAAAGTAAAAAACAAGCAAAAGGTCAAACTGCCTACACACCTGCTATAAACCTTATTATTGCACTTAACGAAAGTCTTAACCTTATACTTGAAGAAGGATTAGATAATTTAGAAAAAAGGCATTCTATCTTAGCCCAGATGACAAGGGAAGCTATGAAAGAAATTGGTTTAAAACTACTTTCTGAAAGTCCTTCAAACTCTGCAACAGGTGTATTTACTCCTGAAGGTATAGATGCAGATAAATTTAGAAAGGATTTGTTAAAAATAGGTATAAGAGTAGCTGGTGGACAAGACCATTTAAAAGGTAAGATAATAAGAATAGCCCATATGGGATACTTTGATTACCTTGATATGATAGAAGTTATATCTGCAATAGAGATAGCTCTTTATAAAAACGGTTATAAGGTTGACCTTGGAAAAGGTGTAAAAAAAGCTCAAGAAATATACATAAACAGTGTTTAA
- the pspA gene encoding phosphoserine phosphatase PspA, translating to MVRIIFVRHAESLWNPIGRYQGRLDPELSERGHRQAKLIGKALKKYNPSALYSSPLKRTYQTAEYISQELNLPIIKNQDIIEIDHGDWSGLLVEEVKEKYPDMFRQWIYQPHEVKFPKGESLKDVFDRVKKFLSDMLSKHEGETIVVVSHTVPIRACLTAGLNLDMDKFWSFGCDNASYSILDYDPLRPILYKLNNTYYLGEEFVPALDAL from the coding sequence GTGGTTAGAATTATATTTGTAAGACATGCAGAGAGTTTATGGAACCCAATAGGAAGGTATCAAGGAAGACTTGACCCTGAACTAAGTGAAAGAGGTCATAGACAAGCAAAACTCATAGGAAAGGCTTTAAAAAAATACAACCCTTCAGCTCTTTACTCAAGCCCTCTTAAAAGAACATATCAAACCGCAGAGTATATAAGTCAAGAGTTGAATTTACCTATAATAAAAAATCAAGATATTATAGAGATAGACCATGGAGACTGGTCAGGGTTGTTAGTTGAAGAGGTAAAAGAAAAATATCCAGATATGTTTAGACAGTGGATATATCAACCTCACGAAGTTAAGTTTCCAAAAGGAGAGTCTTTAAAAGATGTTTTTGATAGAGTAAAAAAATTTTTATCTGATATGTTATCAAAACATGAAGGAGAAACCATAGTGGTTGTATCCCATACAGTGCCTATAAGAGCCTGTTTAACGGCAGGGTTAAATCTTGATATGGATAAATTCTGGAGTTTTGGTTGTGATAACGCTTCTTATTCAATACTAGACTATGACCCACTAAGACCTATACTTTATAAACTTAACAACACTTACTATCTTGGGGAAGAGTTTGTTCCCGCTTTAGATGCACTTTAA
- the hisZ gene encoding ATP phosphoribosyltransferase regulatory subunit, whose product MKIDLPKGVRCFNVEDSFLLDHIEKTIENTFKVWGYDKITLPTIEYYDVHSHIFSPDIRKNLFRIIDRFEGEILILRVDFTTQIARYVASLKDKDFPIRLYYCGDVFRYTVPKGDKLYERKQIGIELIGVSQLEADAEVLAVATSSLKNLGIENFQIDINNIKLFQVLKQLLNLSQNEYQEFLSCIKNREIYKLESFVQHLNIDKKLKSFIISLPTLNGSIDMIKAQADQLKDYPAIYQVLQEFIKIYTILQEYDLHKHVFFDLSEPREFDYYTGMVFEIFIKDFPKPVGYGGRYDRLLSMYNDDYPATGFAFDTLYLFDYLKKLTLDLKPQKDYYIIDTTEDKTLAYQIAKYLREKGFSVARDIVKREVEKSMDFAFKNGFKKVIVITLENSDKKVYIFNNKKEKEELNLEGIFK is encoded by the coding sequence TTGAAGATAGATTTACCTAAAGGTGTTAGATGTTTTAATGTAGAAGACAGCTTTCTTTTAGACCATATAGAAAAAACTATAGAAAACACTTTTAAAGTTTGGGGATACGATAAAATTACACTTCCTACTATTGAGTATTATGACGTTCATAGTCATATTTTTTCTCCTGATATAAGAAAAAATCTTTTTAGAATTATAGATAGATTTGAAGGTGAAATACTTATCCTAAGAGTAGACTTTACAACCCAGATAGCAAGGTATGTTGCATCTTTAAAAGATAAAGATTTTCCTATAAGACTCTACTACTGTGGAGATGTATTTAGATACACTGTTCCAAAAGGTGATAAACTTTACGAAAGAAAACAGATAGGTATAGAATTGATAGGTGTCTCTCAGCTGGAAGCTGATGCGGAAGTTTTAGCAGTTGCAACCTCTTCATTGAAAAATTTGGGAATAGAAAACTTTCAGATAGATATAAACAACATAAAACTATTTCAAGTGTTAAAACAGCTTTTAAACCTTTCTCAAAATGAATATCAAGAGTTTTTAAGTTGTATTAAAAACAGAGAAATTTATAAGTTAGAAAGTTTCGTACAACATTTAAACATAGATAAAAAGCTAAAGAGTTTTATAATCTCTTTACCTACCTTAAATGGAAGTATTGATATGATAAAAGCTCAAGCAGATCAGCTTAAAGATTATCCCGCTATTTATCAAGTTTTACAAGAATTTATTAAAATATACACAATTTTACAAGAATACGACCTTCATAAACATGTGTTTTTTGATTTATCAGAACCAAGAGAGTTTGATTACTATACAGGTATGGTTTTTGAGATTTTTATAAAAGATTTTCCTAAACCTGTTGGTTATGGTGGAAGGTACGATAGACTACTAAGCATGTATAACGATGATTATCCAGCTACAGGTTTTGCTTTTGATACTCTCTATCTCTTTGATTACTTAAAAAAGTTAACTTTAGATTTAAAACCCCAAAAAGATTATTACATAATAGATACGACTGAGGATAAAACTTTGGCTTATCAAATAGCTAAGTATCTAAGAGAAAAAGGTTTTTCTGTTGCAAGGGATATAGTAAAAAGAGAAGTTGAAAAATCCATGGATTTTGCATTTAAAAACGGTTTTAAGAAAGTGATAGTTATAACACTTGAAAATTCAGACAAAAAGGTTTATATTTTTAACAATAAAAAAGAAAAAGAAGAGTTAAATCTTGAGGGTATTTTCAAGTAA
- a CDS encoding FKBP-type peptidyl-prolyl cis-trans isomerase, which produces MEVGDRKVVSFEYTLKDKETGEVLDASAGQPLTFLTGVGEIIPGLESRMQGMKQGEKRVIEVPAEEAYGLPDPNLIQKVPREYFQGINLEVGLPLQAQTPEGQIISMVVVDFDENTVTVDLNHPLAGRDLVFEIEVVNVREATPDEILHGHAHGIGGHHH; this is translated from the coding sequence ATGGAAGTAGGAGACAGAAAAGTTGTGTCTTTTGAGTACACTCTCAAAGACAAAGAAACTGGAGAAGTGCTTGATGCAAGTGCAGGTCAACCACTAACATTTTTAACAGGTGTAGGAGAAATAATCCCCGGTTTAGAGTCAAGAATGCAGGGTATGAAGCAAGGAGAAAAAAGAGTTATAGAAGTACCGGCAGAGGAAGCTTACGGCTTACCTGACCCAAACTTAATTCAGAAAGTTCCAAGAGAGTATTTCCAAGGTATTAACCTTGAAGTTGGATTACCTTTACAAGCTCAAACTCCAGAAGGGCAAATTATTAGTATGGTTGTAGTCGATTTTGATGAAAATACTGTTACAGTAGATTTAAACCATCCTTTAGCTGGTAGAGACTTAGTGTTTGAGATTGAAGTTGTAAATGTTAGAGAAGCTACTCCAGATGAGATATTACATGGACACGCTCACGGAATAGGTGGTCATCATCACTAA
- a CDS encoding Fur family transcriptional regulator, with protein sequence MNTEQIEILLKEKNLKLTKQRKNIINKLLEIKGHFEIEELAYKLKNKGIKASRATVYRTLSILKELGLINEVIKHGNKTYYEVNLKEHHDHLVCLSCGKIIEFHDEKIEKIQNKVCKKFKFKPYYHRLEIFGICNECQKKLKKRG encoded by the coding sequence ATGAATACCGAGCAAATTGAGATATTACTAAAAGAAAAAAATCTAAAGCTAACAAAACAAAGAAAAAATATAATTAACAAGCTTTTAGAAATAAAAGGGCATTTTGAGATAGAAGAACTTGCTTACAAACTTAAAAATAAAGGGATTAAAGCCTCAAGAGCAACAGTTTATAGAACTTTATCTATTTTAAAAGAGCTTGGACTTATAAACGAAGTTATAAAACACGGTAATAAAACTTATTACGAAGTAAATTTAAAAGAACATCACGATCATTTAGTATGTTTATCTTGTGGAAAAATAATTGAGTTTCACGACGAAAAAATAGAAAAAATCCAAAATAAAGTCTGTAAAAAGTTTAAATTTAAACCTTATTACCACAGACTTGAGATTTTTGGAATATGTAATGAATGTCAAAAAAAGTTAAAAAAGAGGGGTTAA
- a CDS encoding flavin reductase family protein has translation MVVDVKNLSEDQIYKLMISTIAPRPIAWISTVSKEGIYNIAPFSFYMGISSSPPLIAVSIGKKDNERKKDTWKNIEETGEFVINVVTYDLVEKMNITAVAFDEKIDEFKEAELTPVPSDIVKAPRIKESPINIECRKYMIIEIADMGLIFGEILKYHIDDNLLNEKGYVDNKKLKIVGRLGGADYCYVSLENIFTLKRPDKR, from the coding sequence ATGGTTGTTGATGTAAAAAATTTATCAGAAGACCAGATATATAAGTTAATGATAAGTACAATAGCTCCAAGACCTATTGCATGGATTTCAACAGTATCTAAAGAAGGCATATACAACATTGCACCATTTAGCTTTTATATGGGAATATCGTCATCTCCCCCTTTAATAGCGGTATCTATTGGTAAAAAAGATAATGAAAGAAAAAAAGATACTTGGAAAAATATTGAAGAAACAGGAGAGTTTGTTATAAATGTTGTCACATACGATTTAGTAGAAAAAATGAATATTACAGCTGTAGCTTTTGACGAAAAAATAGATGAGTTTAAAGAAGCAGAATTAACACCTGTACCCTCAGATATAGTAAAAGCACCAAGAATAAAAGAATCCCCTATTAACATAGAGTGTAGAAAATACATGATTATAGAAATAGCTGACATGGGACTTATTTTTGGAGAGATTTTGAAATACCATATAGATGACAACCTCTTAAATGAAAAAGGCTATGTGGATAACAAAAAACTAAAAATTGTAGGAAGGTTAGGGGGAGCTGACTATTGCTATGTATCTTTAGAAAATATCTTTACTTTAAAAAGACCTGACAAGAGGTGA
- a CDS encoding TIGR00730 family Rossman fold protein — protein sequence MNNYIINELKKEESWRLFKIIGDFIDGFEVMPDYQPSVTIFGSARVKEGDKYYDSARQLGFKLAKKGFTIVTGGGPGIMEAANRGAFEAGGNSIGLNIKLPKEQKPNPYLTLTLNFNYFFARKVMLVKYATGFVLFPGGYGTLDEVFETLTLIQTKKLKPFPVIFFGSDYWDGLLQWLKSKVVANNYIDEEDLNIFKIMDNIDEVVDYIESFYIKHSKEIGEF from the coding sequence ATGAATAACTACATAATAAATGAACTAAAAAAAGAAGAATCTTGGAGACTTTTTAAAATTATCGGAGACTTTATAGATGGCTTTGAAGTAATGCCAGATTACCAGCCAAGTGTAACTATCTTTGGGTCTGCAAGGGTAAAAGAAGGGGACAAATACTACGATTCTGCAAGACAACTTGGATTTAAACTAGCAAAGAAAGGTTTTACGATAGTCACGGGAGGAGGTCCAGGAATAATGGAAGCTGCCAATAGAGGAGCTTTTGAAGCAGGAGGAAACTCTATAGGTCTCAACATCAAACTACCAAAAGAGCAAAAGCCCAACCCATATTTAACATTAACGTTAAACTTTAACTATTTCTTTGCAAGAAAAGTTATGCTTGTCAAGTACGCTACAGGTTTTGTACTCTTCCCCGGGGGATATGGAACCTTAGATGAGGTTTTTGAGACATTAACTTTAATTCAAACCAAAAAGTTAAAACCTTTTCCTGTGATTTTTTTTGGAAGTGATTACTGGGATGGACTTTTACAGTGGTTAAAATCAAAAGTGGTAGCTAATAATTATATAGATGAAGAAGACTTAAATATATTTAAAATAATGGATAACATAGATGAAGTTGTAGATTACATAGAAAGCTTTTATATTAAACATTCAAAAGAGATAGGAGAATTTTAA
- the tatC gene encoding twin-arginine translocase subunit TatC — protein MENQQLPEAPITEHLAELRTRLIRIVLALIIGTVIAFTKANYIFELLKQPLLKVNPNLKLYFLSPTEPFFTAFKISFLAGFILVSPFVFYQIWKFIEPALYEHEKKLAVPFVFFTTLFFAIGCLFSFYLVLPIAIGFFINFGNIQLGAEAIFSVKEYISFVLRMILAFGLTFELPVVLSLLARLGLVTPEFLQKARPYFIVIAFIVAAVLTPTPDVFSQLMLAIPLILFYEISIIIAKILYPKSTKYKELQNE, from the coding sequence ATGGAGAATCAGCAACTTCCAGAAGCTCCAATAACAGAGCATCTTGCAGAGTTAAGAACAAGACTTATTAGAATAGTCCTTGCTTTAATAATTGGAACTGTAATAGCCTTCACTAAGGCAAACTACATATTCGAACTTTTAAAACAGCCTCTTTTAAAAGTTAACCCTAATCTAAAACTGTACTTTCTCTCACCTACTGAACCTTTCTTCACAGCTTTTAAAATATCATTTTTAGCGGGGTTTATACTGGTTTCACCTTTTGTTTTCTACCAAATATGGAAGTTTATTGAACCTGCTTTGTATGAACATGAAAAAAAGTTGGCAGTACCGTTTGTATTTTTTACAACATTGTTTTTTGCTATTGGATGTTTGTTTTCATTTTATCTTGTTCTACCTATAGCAATAGGATTTTTTATTAACTTTGGTAATATCCAACTTGGAGCTGAGGCTATATTTTCTGTAAAAGAATATATATCTTTTGTTTTGAGAATGATTTTAGCTTTTGGATTAACCTTTGAGCTTCCTGTTGTTTTATCATTACTCGCAAGACTTGGTTTAGTAACTCCAGAGTTTTTACAAAAAGCAAGACCATACTTTATTGTAATTGCTTTTATAGTTGCAGCTGTACTTACACCAACTCCAGATGTTTTTAGTCAGTTGATGCTGGCTATTCCATTGATTTTATTCTATGAAATTTCTATAATTATAGCAAAGATACTTTATCCAAAAAGTACAAAGTACAAGGAGCTACAGAATGAATAA
- the tatB gene encoding Sec-independent protein translocase protein TatB, translating to MFGIGLQELLLIMVVALIVLGPQRLPEVAKALGKFYREIKSSVDEVKSSVVNDISSVKSIQKDIKIDDFNQVKPQETSKSSFDEEFEKEIKKPEDKKEVVREKVSFKKESKEV from the coding sequence ATGTTTGGTATAGGTTTACAAGAGCTTTTATTGATAATGGTTGTAGCCTTAATAGTTTTAGGTCCTCAAAGATTACCAGAAGTAGCAAAAGCTTTAGGTAAATTTTATAGAGAGATTAAATCTTCTGTTGATGAAGTAAAATCTTCTGTAGTAAATGATATATCCTCTGTTAAAAGTATACAAAAAGATATTAAAATAGATGATTTTAACCAAGTTAAACCTCAAGAGACTTCAAAAAGTTCGTTTGATGAAGAGTTTGAAAAAGAGATAAAAAAGCCTGAAGATAAAAAAGAAGTGGTAAGAGAAAAGGTAAGCTTTAAAAAAGAATCAAAAGAGGTATAA
- a CDS encoding BamA/OMP85 family outer membrane protein: MLFWTVAYCSDDVIISNYKLPKNNALEVYEKTKDLELLKTLFEQTNDFESIEIKDNKIFLEKKPTLKTLNISGNKSFWKSEIKAITGLNENYTFDTSLLQTIPLRIRQFYADKGFLFTTVDITSNYTPDGYATINLKINEGKKTKLNDIIFLSDQSISELDRITFLKVLKLKKGDYLYFDEIEKKIENLLSFLRKGGYYDAFVNLQDIEQVNENYANLYVAINFGTKYTVNFKGNKAFNENELRKLLTLEENGFNHYQLNKSKENIIEFYKGQGFLDVDVSYEVSESEDLYQGLYSLFSIININIEEGQRYKVDKLEVKTDTPGIMDGVKKILSNYYNQRELKEFLEKREEDFYSKGYLSVNYSIKENVKDNGLVDVEISFYKGKQYILTKINQENYKTKIEVKLPKIYDPKEIVEIQKTLKKSLQEDGFLDGDVLLNVITQEKEDKVEVIADFVYEKGSIYKNGITFIYGSNYLNPKVVKWQLREKDTFDSKVVDVAINRLYDSRLFDYINPVFLKNEEEKVLDKALILHDDKRGLLQGSVGYSTDQQFKVSAALILKNLFSYGLESSIYLERSNFQTNYRLSFGSRLLPYGLTSFISPYKNIQYRRYFNLSSQGFDFFIEKFHNKFVRLRITFESKDSSLDKLTLPSPVKSYSQFKISLSLTDDHRNSKIDPKKGYLFISKISKSFKDIDYYSGELSLRLYSEFFNYLVFSPRFSTGYIFKNNNTLPISERYFLGGISSLRGFGIDEVAGEKGIGGNSFILINNDLRFLVYPKYNIYLLTFYDLGNVYTDFKEYKSHKFRKTAGIGIYVPTPAGSLILDYAKKLDRKPGESGYRIEFSIGLDF; this comes from the coding sequence ATGCTTTTTTGGACGGTTGCTTACTGTAGTGATGATGTTATAATCTCTAACTATAAGCTCCCTAAAAACAATGCTTTGGAAGTGTACGAAAAAACAAAAGATTTAGAGCTTTTAAAAACACTGTTTGAACAAACAAACGATTTTGAAAGTATAGAGATAAAGGATAATAAAATATTTTTAGAAAAAAAACCAACACTTAAAACTTTAAATATATCTGGAAATAAAAGTTTTTGGAAATCAGAGATAAAAGCAATTACAGGCTTAAACGAAAATTACACTTTTGACACATCTCTACTTCAAACTATACCATTAAGAATAAGACAGTTCTATGCCGATAAAGGTTTTCTTTTTACAACTGTAGATATAACCTCTAACTATACTCCAGATGGTTATGCCACTATAAACTTGAAAATAAACGAAGGTAAAAAAACAAAGTTAAACGATATAATTTTCTTGTCAGACCAAAGTATTTCAGAGCTTGATAGAATAACCTTTCTAAAGGTTCTTAAATTAAAAAAAGGAGATTACTTATACTTTGATGAGATAGAAAAAAAGATAGAAAATCTTTTATCTTTCCTTAGAAAAGGTGGCTATTACGATGCTTTTGTTAATTTACAAGATATAGAGCAAGTAAATGAAAACTATGCAAACCTCTATGTAGCAATAAACTTTGGGACAAAGTACACTGTTAACTTTAAAGGAAACAAAGCTTTTAACGAAAATGAATTAAGAAAACTCTTAACCCTTGAAGAAAACGGCTTTAACCACTACCAGTTAAATAAATCCAAAGAAAACATTATCGAGTTTTACAAAGGACAAGGATTTTTGGATGTAGATGTTTCTTACGAAGTTTCAGAGTCAGAAGACCTTTATCAAGGTCTTTATTCACTTTTTTCTATAATAAACATAAACATAGAAGAGGGACAAAGGTATAAAGTTGATAAATTGGAAGTCAAAACAGATACTCCCGGAATTATGGATGGTGTTAAAAAGATACTAAGTAATTACTACAACCAAAGAGAGTTAAAAGAATTTTTAGAAAAAAGGGAAGAAGACTTCTACTCAAAAGGTTATCTTTCTGTAAACTACTCTATAAAAGAAAATGTTAAAGATAATGGTTTAGTTGATGTAGAAATATCATTCTACAAAGGAAAACAGTACATACTTACAAAAATAAATCAAGAAAACTATAAAACAAAAATTGAAGTTAAACTACCTAAGATTTACGACCCAAAAGAAATAGTAGAGATACAGAAAACCTTAAAGAAAAGTCTTCAAGAAGATGGATTTTTAGATGGTGATGTGCTGCTCAACGTAATAACTCAAGAGAAAGAAGATAAAGTAGAAGTAATAGCTGACTTTGTGTATGAAAAAGGCTCTATCTATAAAAACGGTATAACATTTATATACGGAAGTAATTATCTAAACCCTAAAGTAGTAAAATGGCAGCTGAGGGAAAAAGATACATTTGACTCTAAAGTAGTAGATGTAGCGATTAATAGACTCTATGATTCGAGACTCTTTGATTATATAAACCCTGTATTTTTAAAAAACGAGGAAGAGAAAGTCTTAGACAAAGCTTTAATACTACACGATGACAAAAGAGGCCTACTACAAGGTAGCGTAGGTTATAGTACAGACCAACAGTTTAAGGTATCAGCTGCGTTAATACTTAAAAATCTTTTCAGTTATGGATTAGAGAGCTCTATCTACTTAGAAAGATCAAACTTCCAAACAAACTACAGACTTAGTTTTGGTAGTAGACTCCTTCCTTACGGTTTAACCTCTTTTATATCTCCATATAAAAACATACAGTATAGAAGATACTTTAACCTTTCTTCACAAGGGTTTGACTTTTTTATTGAAAAGTTTCACAATAAATTTGTAAGGTTAAGGATTACTTTTGAAAGTAAAGATAGTTCTTTAGATAAACTAACCTTACCAAGCCCAGTAAAAAGCTATTCTCAATTTAAAATATCCTTATCTTTAACTGACGACCATAGAAACTCCAAAATTGACCCTAAAAAAGGTTATCTGTTTATATCTAAAATATCTAAATCTTTTAAAGATATAGACTATTATTCCGGAGAACTTTCTTTAAGGTTGTACAGTGAGTTTTTCAACTATTTAGTCTTCTCCCCAAGATTTTCAACAGGTTATATATTTAAAAATAATAACACCTTACCTATCTCAGAAAGATACTTTTTAGGTGGTATATCTTCTTTGAGAGGTTTTGGTATAGATGAAGTAGCAGGGGAAAAAGGAATTGGAGGAAACAGTTTTATCCTTATAAACAACGATTTAAGATTTTTAGTCTATCCAAAGTATAATATATATCTACTTACATTTTACGATTTAGGAAATGTTTATACAGACTTTAAAGAGTATAAAAGTCATAAATTTAGAAAGACAGCTGGAATAGGTATTTATGTTCCAACTCCTGCAGGTTCACTTATTTTAGATTATGCAAAGAAGTTAGACAGAAAGCCAGGAGAAAGTGGATACAGAATAGAGTTTAGTATAGGACTTGATTTTTAA
- a CDS encoding Fur family transcriptional regulator has protein sequence MQRRNTNQRKIIYEIVKSTNIHPTADWIYEKARLYIPNISLGTVYRNLKILKEEGFITEINDGKQSRFDARTDRHYHFKCVKCESIYDIGLDMVHINMDLKKLSRKGFKVKDVNIDIEGVCPKCAKGEKLEKNS, from the coding sequence GTGCAAAGAAGGAACACTAACCAAAGAAAGATTATATACGAGATAGTTAAAAGTACTAATATACATCCGACTGCAGACTGGATTTATGAAAAGGCAAGACTTTACATTCCAAACATCAGTTTAGGTACTGTTTACAGAAATTTAAAGATTTTAAAAGAGGAAGGTTTCATCACTGAGATAAACGATGGAAAACAAAGTAGGTTTGATGCAAGGACTGATAGACATTACCACTTTAAATGTGTAAAATGTGAAAGTATCTACGATATAGGCCTTGATATGGTACATATCAATATGGATTTAAAGAAACTTTCAAGGAAAGGGTTTAAGGTAAAAGATGTAAACATAGATATAGAAGGTGTATGTCCAAAATGTGCTAAAGGAGAGAAACTTGAGAAGAATAGTTAG
- a CDS encoding sulfite oxidase-like oxidoreductase: MRRIVSPINFRPDRLPPGQHWTDKLIILGISDPPELDLSQYRLKIFGEVEKPVVLTWEDIMDLEPVELVADFHCVTRWSCKDVVWQGFHVDEIKKLVNIKPTAKSVMIHSLDGYTTNIPIEYFFDEDVIFAYKLFGKPIPPDNGYPLRLIVPKLYSWKSAKFVAGIEFMPEDRPGFWEMRGYHILGDPWKEQRYSY, from the coding sequence TTGAGAAGAATAGTTAGCCCTATAAATTTTAGACCCGATAGACTTCCCCCAGGACAACATTGGACAGATAAGCTTATTATTCTTGGAATATCAGACCCTCCTGAATTGGATTTATCTCAGTATAGACTTAAGATATTTGGAGAAGTTGAAAAACCAGTTGTTTTAACTTGGGAAGATATAATGGATTTAGAGCCTGTTGAACTTGTTGCTGACTTTCACTGTGTAACAAGATGGAGCTGTAAAGATGTTGTGTGGCAAGGCTTTCACGTAGATGAGATAAAAAAGTTAGTTAACATAAAACCAACTGCTAAATCGGTTATGATACACTCTTTAGATGGGTATACAACTAACATTCCTATAGAGTACTTTTTTGATGAAGATGTAATTTTTGCTTATAAACTTTTTGGAAAACCTATACCACCGGACAACGGATACCCACTAAGACTGATAGTCCCAAAACTGTACTCTTGGAAAAGTGCAAAGTTTGTAGCTGGTATTGAGTTTATGCCAGAGGACAGACCCGGCTTTTGGGAGATGAGAGGTTATCATATTTTAGGAGACCCTTGGAAAGAACAAAGATACTCATATTGA
- a CDS encoding ferredoxin, whose translation MVKLKVVVDRTLCEGIGVCVPEAPKYLILDKRHKAVILEPGKDKEKLFQEVAEKKRQEVVLELSDDESEDMFRAAEACPVKAIFIYDPDTGEQLYP comes from the coding sequence ATGGTAAAGTTAAAAGTAGTTGTAGATAGGACTTTATGTGAAGGCATTGGAGTATGTGTTCCAGAAGCTCCTAAATATCTAATTTTAGATAAAAGACATAAAGCAGTAATATTAGAACCGGGTAAAGATAAAGAAAAATTATTCCAAGAAGTTGCAGAAAAGAAAAGACAAGAAGTTGTTTTAGAGCTATCAGATGATGAATCTGAAGATATGTTTAGAGCTGCTGAGGCTTGTCCTGTAAAAGCTATATTTATTTACGACCCTGATACTGGAGAACAACTATACCCTTAG